Proteins found in one Halobaculum sp. MBLA0147 genomic segment:
- a CDS encoding universal stress protein: protein MTVESVVIAVGRDEGERADELAGVAVELAATGAEVTLVHAFETQAAVDEAAGRLGLEDGSTADVARRLDSVRRVSRALDDAGVQYEVDARVGAVGEAVSEAAHERAADRVVVGGRDRSPTGKAVFGSSAQAVLLSAPCPVTFVRRDD, encoded by the coding sequence ATGACAGTCGAGTCGGTCGTGATCGCGGTCGGTCGAGACGAGGGAGAGCGCGCGGACGAACTGGCGGGTGTCGCCGTCGAGTTGGCAGCCACCGGCGCCGAAGTGACGTTGGTCCACGCCTTCGAGACACAGGCGGCGGTCGACGAGGCAGCCGGGCGGTTGGGGCTCGAAGACGGGTCGACGGCGGACGTGGCGCGGCGTCTCGACTCCGTCCGACGGGTGAGTCGAGCGTTAGACGACGCCGGCGTCCAGTACGAGGTGGACGCGCGAGTCGGTGCCGTCGGCGAGGCCGTCAGCGAGGCGGCCCACGAACGAGCCGCCGACCGCGTCGTCGTCGGCGGGCGCGACCGCTCGCCCACCGGGAAGGCCGTCTTCGGGTCCAGTGCTCAGGCCGTTCTCCTGTCGGCACCCTGTCCCGTCACCTTCGTCCGTCGCGACGACTGA
- a CDS encoding 2'-5' RNA ligase family protein codes for MYGLNVPVPNAVRRLARDLEPALAPFDYVRDRHSLLCKRFEGERDPGRIHERVADTLAGTEPFAVRVDGIGAFHDPPKGSTPVVYLAVESPGLRAVHERLVAQFDAVPGLEGEGYTPHVTLARGLSDDGPLGVGRGSDPVGRLRSESFDPVTWTVEELGIWSREYDEFVSRVSLPP; via the coding sequence ATGTACGGGCTGAACGTCCCGGTACCGAACGCGGTCCGCCGGCTGGCACGGGATCTCGAACCGGCGCTAGCGCCGTTCGACTACGTGCGCGACCGCCACTCGCTGTTGTGCAAGCGGTTCGAGGGGGAACGGGATCCGGGACGGATCCACGAACGGGTCGCGGACACGCTCGCCGGGACGGAGCCGTTCGCGGTCCGCGTCGACGGGATCGGCGCGTTCCACGACCCGCCGAAGGGGAGTACACCGGTGGTGTACCTCGCCGTCGAGAGCCCGGGACTGCGTGCCGTCCACGAGCGACTCGTGGCACAGTTCGACGCCGTCCCGGGGCTGGAGGGTGAGGGTTACACCCCGCACGTGACCCTCGCACGCGGGCTCTCGGACGACGGGCCGCTCGGAGTCGGGCGCGGGAGCGACCCCGTCGGCCGACTGCGGTCGGAGTCGTTCGACCCGGTGACCTGGACCGTCGAGGAACTCGGGATCTGGAGCCGCGAGTACGACGAGTTCGTCAGTCGTGTGTCGCTCCCGCCGTGA
- a CDS encoding plastocyanin/azurin family copper-binding protein — protein sequence MTDSLSRRAFVRSAAGATALGAGAGAAGTATAQSEQPDFGGYIDGAKGGSFADERGSGEVTVEVGAGSGGLAFAPTGLWIDTGTTVTFEWVGSQSHNVLFEGMPSGAGVEGYSEVVGSGTTYEVTFDTGGVYTYFCQPHKGLGMKGAIAVGDDVPTVEVESESGGGGSSRPKVPDSAKTIGVATSVAMLTTLGLTYFFVKYGGDYSPPE from the coding sequence ATGACCGACAGTCTCAGTCGTCGCGCGTTCGTCCGCAGTGCGGCGGGTGCGACGGCACTCGGCGCCGGTGCGGGTGCCGCCGGGACGGCGACCGCCCAGAGCGAACAGCCCGACTTCGGCGGGTACATCGACGGCGCGAAGGGTGGTAGTTTCGCCGACGAGCGCGGAAGCGGCGAGGTGACGGTGGAGGTCGGTGCCGGCAGCGGTGGCCTCGCCTTCGCCCCGACCGGCCTCTGGATCGACACGGGGACGACGGTGACCTTCGAGTGGGTCGGGAGTCAGAGCCACAACGTCCTCTTCGAGGGGATGCCCTCCGGTGCGGGGGTCGAGGGATACAGCGAGGTCGTCGGGAGCGGCACCACATACGAGGTGACGTTCGACACCGGCGGCGTCTACACCTACTTCTGTCAGCCTCACAAGGGGCTCGGGATGAAGGGTGCCATCGCCGTCGGCGACGACGTACCGACCGTCGAGGTGGAGAGCGAGAGCGGTGGTGGCGGTAGTTCTCGGCCGAAAGTCCCCGACAGCGCCAAGACCATCGGTGTCGCGACCTCAGTCGCGATGCTCACGACGCTCGGGCTCACCTACTTCTTCGTGAAGTACGGCGGCGACTACAGTCCGCCGGAGTGA
- a CDS encoding twin-arginine translocation signal domain-containing protein: MVTRRGFLAAVGAGGAAGLAGCSGVGGGSDGGDNSLIAYLRIVNRDDTAHDVHVLVERRGDPVHWSTHPLAAGGNEGNTRRIAGSWTETPASYTVYVRLDDAEEWQQFDIGKQGVTCYGIEARVDEDADLSLWFRETPDDCENLSSSTRTRTATES; this comes from the coding sequence ATGGTCACGAGACGCGGGTTCCTCGCTGCGGTCGGCGCGGGCGGTGCGGCCGGACTCGCGGGGTGTAGCGGCGTCGGCGGCGGCTCCGATGGCGGCGACAACTCCCTGATCGCGTACCTCCGGATCGTCAACCGCGACGACACGGCACACGACGTCCACGTGTTGGTCGAGCGTCGTGGCGACCCCGTCCACTGGTCGACACACCCACTCGCCGCCGGTGGGAACGAGGGGAACACCCGACGGATCGCCGGCTCCTGGACGGAGACTCCCGCCTCCTACACCGTCTACGTCCGGCTCGACGACGCCGAAGAGTGGCAACAGTTCGACATCGGCAAACAGGGTGTCACCTGCTACGGAATCGAGGCACGCGTCGACGAGGACGCCGACCTCTCGCTGTGGTTCCGCGAGACGCCCGACGACTGCGAGAACCTCTCCTCGTCGACCCGCACCCGCACTGCGACCGAGAGTTAA
- a CDS encoding AAA family ATPase: protein MSYDTSQAHLDDELDRLHTALTAFDEYDPVSGNSDSEPTPSGEYAHSDAFGERHSLAPPPGAREDVRRDLAEIRTHLRETSDDVRLRVRVLADRFGLSRPHLDVFLLALAPELDDDFGRLLRSIQGETKSPAPTVGSIEDFFGTFPGRSHAAVTLIASGSPLRRYDLVSLGESSAPADPERRRPITVPERIVTYVKGDETLDSDLAEVAALTTPDTTREDLRLDDTTHERLQTVAESPREDGHVYYFYGAAGSEKRRAVDALVDDDRLLRADLEALLEDDRLDRFRREALLQDCPVHLKNVSEATADPGENIAADLPDREHPPTVGEVLDALAPLERDLYLTATDAWTPTSGRDDTSYSLLQFPDPSFDLREQIWEGYADELADDVDPTTLASTFELTQGQIDDAVTTARALADDPAEPIPLETIREGCTAQSAEGLEDLAEKIDPEATWDEVVLTDDTEAELQEVAARVRHRGTVYEQWGFEERFSRGTGVVALFAGPSGTGKTLSAEVIAADAGMDLYKIDLSSVVSKYIGETEENLERIFDAARDSNAILLFDEADAVFGQRAGVSDATDRYANVEVNYLLQRIESYDGVVLLTTNNESQMDDAFVRRIHQTVQFERPQERQRESIWHVMFPEDTPTENIDYAFLSQFDMPGGNIRNVAQTAAVLAADDDGVVRMKHVVRATERELNKIGKLYKIADFGEYSEYLRASSGEATETATATTTTQRDTPQATAQSNGHRETTAPDERRSDTGAEQPTDESGTAPSADHTERTQSPEPTQTANTGENGSAPGTAETGPPNKDALAAAEEARGATEPSLADDTPESIGVDSGATEQGTDADSLEAGELGEEMPEPDLEETGTRDRPEVVVKQFFQYLSEGDGEAAHALYHTEGYVEQFSDREIAMLREKDLVVKDFERLTDTKRRVTLRFVQELGERELPLEYELRPQDREWRIFDLRQPGR, encoded by the coding sequence ATGAGCTACGACACCTCGCAGGCACATCTCGACGACGAACTCGACCGGCTCCACACCGCACTCACCGCCTTCGACGAGTACGATCCCGTGTCGGGGAACTCGGACTCAGAGCCAACTCCGTCCGGCGAATACGCACACAGCGACGCGTTCGGAGAGCGACACTCGTTGGCGCCACCACCGGGTGCTCGCGAGGACGTGCGTCGTGACTTGGCAGAGATCCGTACCCACCTCCGCGAGACATCCGACGACGTTCGGCTCCGCGTTCGCGTCCTCGCCGACCGGTTCGGACTCTCCCGGCCACACCTCGACGTGTTTCTGCTCGCACTCGCACCGGAACTAGACGACGACTTCGGGCGACTCCTGCGTAGTATCCAAGGAGAGACGAAGTCTCCAGCCCCGACTGTCGGATCGATCGAGGACTTCTTCGGCACGTTCCCAGGACGCAGTCACGCCGCAGTGACACTGATCGCATCGGGATCACCGCTGCGCAGATACGATCTCGTGTCACTTGGCGAGTCGTCGGCACCGGCGGACCCGGAACGACGACGGCCGATCACCGTCCCCGAACGGATCGTCACCTACGTCAAAGGTGACGAGACACTCGACTCGGATCTGGCCGAAGTCGCGGCACTGACGACACCCGACACGACCCGGGAGGACCTCCGACTCGACGACACCACCCACGAGCGCCTCCAGACGGTCGCCGAATCACCCCGCGAGGACGGACACGTCTACTACTTCTACGGCGCGGCAGGATCGGAGAAGCGCCGTGCCGTCGACGCTCTCGTCGACGACGACCGCCTGCTCCGCGCCGACCTCGAAGCACTCCTTGAAGACGACCGGCTCGACAGGTTCCGCCGCGAGGCACTGCTCCAAGACTGCCCGGTCCACCTGAAGAACGTCTCCGAAGCGACAGCCGATCCCGGCGAAAACATCGCCGCCGACCTCCCCGACCGCGAACACCCGCCGACGGTCGGCGAGGTACTCGACGCACTCGCCCCGCTCGAACGCGACCTCTACCTGACTGCGACGGACGCTTGGACCCCGACGTCGGGTCGCGACGACACCTCGTACTCACTCCTCCAGTTCCCCGACCCCTCCTTCGACCTCCGGGAGCAGATCTGGGAGGGGTACGCCGACGAGCTCGCCGACGACGTGGACCCGACCACGCTCGCCAGCACGTTCGAACTCACGCAGGGGCAGATCGACGACGCCGTCACTACCGCCCGCGCGCTCGCCGACGATCCAGCGGAACCGATCCCGTTAGAGACAATTCGCGAAGGCTGTACCGCACAGTCTGCGGAAGGATTGGAAGACCTCGCGGAGAAGATCGATCCCGAGGCCACCTGGGACGAGGTGGTACTCACCGACGACACCGAAGCAGAGTTGCAGGAAGTCGCGGCGCGAGTGCGCCACCGGGGCACCGTCTACGAGCAGTGGGGGTTCGAAGAGCGGTTCTCGCGCGGAACGGGCGTCGTCGCGCTGTTCGCGGGGCCGTCGGGGACGGGAAAGACACTCTCGGCGGAGGTGATCGCCGCCGACGCCGGCATGGACCTGTACAAGATCGACCTCTCCAGTGTGGTGAGCAAGTACATCGGCGAGACCGAAGAGAACCTCGAACGCATCTTCGACGCCGCCAGAGACTCCAACGCGATTCTGCTGTTCGACGAGGCAGACGCCGTCTTCGGCCAGCGTGCCGGGGTGAGTGACGCGACGGACAGGTACGCGAACGTGGAGGTGAACTACCTGCTCCAGCGGATCGAGAGCTACGACGGCGTGGTACTTCTGACCACGAACAACGAGTCGCAGATGGACGACGCGTTCGTGCGCCGCATCCACCAGACGGTCCAGTTCGAGCGCCCGCAGGAACGCCAACGCGAGAGCATCTGGCACGTCATGTTCCCCGAGGACACACCTACCGAGAACATCGACTACGCGTTCCTCTCGCAGTTCGACATGCCGGGTGGGAACATCCGTAACGTCGCTCAGACCGCGGCGGTGTTGGCTGCCGACGACGACGGTGTCGTCCGTATGAAACACGTTGTCCGTGCGACCGAACGGGAACTGAACAAGATCGGGAAACTGTACAAGATTGCAGACTTCGGCGAGTACAGCGAGTACCTCCGTGCCAGCAGTGGCGAGGCGACGGAGACGGCAACCGCGACGACCACGACACAACGAGACACGCCACAGGCGACAGCCCAGTCGAACGGCCACCGAGAGACGACGGCTCCCGACGAGCGGCGGTCGGACACCGGCGCCGAGCAGCCGACGGACGAGTCCGGCACGGCACCGAGCGCCGATCACACCGAACGAACACAGAGCCCCGAGCCGACACAGACGGCGAATACGGGGGAGAACGGCTCGGCGCCTGGTACCGCAGAGACTGGCCCGCCGAATAAGGATGCACTCGCGGCCGCCGAGGAGGCTCGCGGCGCGACCGAGCCGAGTCTCGCAGACGACACCCCCGAGTCGATCGGAGTCGACAGCGGCGCGACAGAGCAGGGGACCGACGCCGACTCGCTGGAGGCCGGCGAGTTGGGTGAGGAGATGCCGGAGCCGGATCTCGAGGAGACCGGCACCCGCGACCGGCCCGAGGTCGTCGTGAAGCAGTTCTTTCAGTACCTCTCGGAGGGCGACGGTGAGGCCGCACACGCACTGTACCACACGGAGGGGTACGTCGAGCAGTTCTCCGACCGGGAGATCGCGATGCTCCGCGAGAAAGACCTCGTCGTCAAAGACTTCGAACGCCTCACCGACACCAAACGGCGCGTCACTCTCCGGTTCGTGCAGGAACTCGGTGAGCGCGAACTGCCCCTGGAGTACGAACTCCGCCCACAGGACCGCGAGTGGCGCATCTTCGACCTCAGACAACCCGGGCGGTAG
- a CDS encoding SMI1/KNR4 family protein, with amino-acid sequence MSSRSVGKRTAESLVERGFCSREELEGCTEGDLRSLEREYGVTLPAAYESCIRHVGRNPGRFLEGSHFTYPEVTRQTEFARERASAGARSELPDDAFVFHGLQGYTFDYFETDAGEDPPVYVFTKFDTEYESRRETDSFSEWLFSEIERQATRL; translated from the coding sequence ATGAGTAGTCGATCCGTCGGGAAACGGACAGCAGAGTCGCTCGTCGAGAGGGGATTCTGTTCGCGAGAGGAACTCGAAGGGTGCACAGAGGGAGATCTACGATCACTCGAACGAGAGTACGGTGTGACTCTCCCCGCGGCATACGAGTCGTGTATCCGACACGTCGGGAGAAACCCCGGACGGTTTCTCGAAGGAAGTCACTTCACGTATCCGGAAGTGACACGACAGACCGAGTTCGCCAGAGAACGCGCGTCGGCCGGAGCGCGCTCCGAGCTTCCCGACGATGCCTTCGTGTTTCACGGACTCCAGGGGTACACGTTCGACTACTTCGAGACCGACGCAGGCGAGGACCCACCTGTGTACGTGTTCACGAAGTTCGACACGGAGTACGAGTCGCGGCGTGAGACCGACTCGTTCTCCGAGTGGCTGTTCAGCGAGATTGAGCGACAGGCGACTCGTCTCTGA
- a CDS encoding SDR family oxidoreductase, whose protein sequence is MDEHTVVVTGATRGVGRAVAATFADEGADVVICARDGELVSETAAELDADAAGSVVGQRADVRDEFDVERLMETAASHGTPGIDVVVANAAVFHGGPGESPITAESYSAFDDTVQTNVRGVFATLTEALPHLADDATLLVPSGSVARDTKPGLGAYAVSKAGAEAVARQFHADADAAAYVLDLGLVATELTGGENGRDPADVAPMFTWAVTEADPDEHGGDVIDLRTWKRASR, encoded by the coding sequence ATGGACGAGCACACGGTCGTCGTCACGGGAGCGACACGAGGCGTCGGACGAGCGGTCGCAGCGACGTTCGCCGACGAGGGTGCGGACGTGGTGATCTGCGCCCGTGACGGCGAACTGGTCTCGGAGACTGCAGCGGAACTCGACGCGGACGCAGCCGGGAGCGTCGTGGGGCAGCGTGCCGACGTGCGCGACGAGTTCGACGTGGAGCGGCTGATGGAGACGGCGGCGAGTCACGGCACGCCCGGGATCGACGTGGTGGTCGCCAACGCGGCCGTCTTCCACGGTGGCCCCGGCGAGAGTCCGATCACGGCCGAGTCGTACAGCGCCTTCGACGACACGGTCCAGACGAACGTCCGCGGCGTGTTCGCGACACTGACGGAGGCGCTGCCGCACCTGGCCGACGACGCGACACTTCTGGTCCCCTCGGGCTCCGTCGCCCGCGACACGAAGCCGGGGCTGGGCGCGTACGCCGTCTCGAAGGCCGGCGCCGAGGCCGTCGCGCGACAGTTCCACGCGGACGCCGACGCCGCCGCGTACGTACTCGATCTGGGACTCGTGGCCACGGAACTCACGGGCGGCGAGAACGGCCGCGACCCGGCGGACGTGGCACCGATGTTCACGTGGGCAGTCACCGAGGCCGATCCGGACGAACACGGCGGCGACGTGATCGACCTGCGCACCTGGAAGCGCGCGAGTCGGTGA
- a CDS encoding DUF5793 family protein: MRRDYFELDVDSVDWVEEGDDPRRPHVYIDFHGPEDLLRDRLTDPDGELLDTEETDVAFRLQEPRDDNPEATGVVGVTNRITGEFIVELNEEADDVLRFIEAAREYGRSVDADGGQYEVEIAVDGDRLVAYEKETFLVYDAEGNLLRTESLIPSGVEL, translated from the coding sequence ATGAGGCGCGACTACTTCGAACTGGACGTCGACAGCGTCGACTGGGTCGAGGAGGGCGACGACCCGCGGCGGCCACACGTCTACATCGACTTCCACGGCCCCGAGGACCTGTTGCGCGACCGACTCACGGACCCGGACGGCGAGCTCTTGGACACCGAGGAGACGGACGTGGCGTTCCGGCTCCAGGAGCCACGCGACGACAACCCCGAGGCGACCGGCGTCGTCGGCGTGACCAACCGGATCACCGGCGAGTTCATCGTCGAGCTGAACGAGGAGGCGGACGACGTGTTGCGGTTCATCGAGGCAGCACGCGAGTACGGCCGCAGCGTCGACGCCGACGGCGGCCAGTACGAGGTCGAGATCGCCGTCGACGGCGACCGTCTCGTCGCCTACGAGAAGGAGACGTTCCTCGTGTACGACGCCGAGGGGAACCTCCTGCGCACGGAGAGTCTCATCCCCTCCGGCGTCGAACTCTGA
- a CDS encoding DUF4157 domain-containing protein — protein METDIVGKLSIAQARERYDTDFEDDGEVRQMMRIEERWGPQVHDWIDEGVPTDAMENHLTLDRFRERRDTPIPWNVEKRNKKSLQRSREATEEIEPAGRTSVPDAVREVISSPGRPLDASIQRAVEERMGDSLGDVRIHTGPRAAAAADAIDARAFTVGNHVAFAAGEYDPESAEGQHVLAHELAHVRQQTGGALSMLPQDDVQLEIDPNPELEREAEETARRVMSGGDIGIQRLSDTEIHVQRQQTGFGPNGEIGTEHFDGEALRDQLEEADVDVEGPDEMDTLLNMLADTGKGSFAVLGAMLGALVGGPPGAGIGAAVGTAGQVAIEGAKSEAERAQGGPEAAIPEESIEQIADLVMRRIDEQTEIDLNLGSSNQRRY, from the coding sequence ATGGAGACAGACATCGTCGGGAAGCTGAGCATCGCACAGGCACGCGAGCGGTACGACACTGACTTCGAAGACGACGGTGAGGTCCGCCAGATGATGCGGATCGAAGAACGGTGGGGCCCACAGGTCCACGACTGGATCGACGAGGGTGTCCCCACCGACGCGATGGAGAACCACCTCACTCTCGATCGCTTCCGCGAACGTCGCGATACACCCATTCCGTGGAACGTCGAGAAACGCAACAAGAAGTCGCTCCAACGGAGTCGCGAAGCGACCGAAGAGATCGAACCCGCCGGCCGTACGAGCGTCCCCGACGCCGTCCGCGAGGTGATCTCTTCGCCCGGTCGGCCGCTCGACGCCTCGATTCAGCGCGCGGTCGAAGAGCGGATGGGCGACTCACTGGGTGACGTGCGGATTCACACCGGCCCGAGAGCCGCGGCGGCGGCGGACGCCATCGACGCCCGAGCGTTCACTGTCGGCAACCACGTCGCGTTCGCGGCTGGTGAGTACGATCCGGAGTCTGCGGAGGGCCAGCACGTCTTGGCGCACGAACTCGCACACGTCCGCCAGCAAACGGGTGGCGCGTTGTCGATGCTTCCACAGGACGACGTGCAGTTGGAGATTGACCCCAATCCCGAACTGGAGCGGGAAGCCGAGGAGACCGCACGACGCGTGATGTCCGGTGGCGATATCGGGATTCAGCGCCTCTCCGACACCGAGATTCACGTTCAGCGGCAACAGACGGGCTTCGGGCCGAACGGCGAGATCGGCACAGAACACTTCGACGGGGAAGCGCTCAGAGACCAACTCGAAGAAGCAGATGTCGATGTCGAGGGACCAGACGAGATGGACACCCTCCTCAATATGCTGGCCGATACAGGGAAAGGGTCGTTCGCCGTTCTCGGAGCGATGCTCGGCGCACTCGTCGGCGGGCCTCCCGGTGCGGGCATCGGCGCAGCCGTCGGGACAGCCGGGCAGGTCGCGATCGAGGGAGCCAAGTCCGAAGCCGAACGGGCGCAAGGCGGCCCCGAAGCCGCCATCCCCGAAGAGAGTATCGAACAGATTGCCGATCTCGTCATGCGCCGTATCGACGAGCAGACTGAGATCGACCTGAATTTGGGCTCTTCAAATCAAAGGAGGTACTGA